The following proteins are co-located in the Triticum aestivum cultivar Chinese Spring chromosome 1A, IWGSC CS RefSeq v2.1, whole genome shotgun sequence genome:
- the LOC123053623 gene encoding diacylglycerol kinase 1, whose amino-acid sequence MDWLKDQLNMFMFSLYSESPKPSEFWIPIAAYLTVGILSLLMFLYLFSLWRRKISVSWMKVIARSKRRNFERNQKVPTAEHIWSAESLLRAKGLRCCVCLESITPAQPLGTVITSENMVHRCDVCGAAAHTICSSYSQRDCKCVSLLGWKHVVHQWTVLWTDIADQPEEAQYCSYCEEPCNGSFLGGPIYCCMWCQRLVHVDCHSSMSTETGDVCDLGPFRRLILSPLHVGAKNKPGGILSSITQGANELASTVRGHLRNRGKRQKYDKRLSSDSMAGESNDDSSSDTAPYSNQRAKELKTNVGSVQRHAENEHDSSESDCKEVVSEPRRLHNDDTGGAKLKYVLTDLPADARPLLVFINKRSGAQRGDSLKHRLHFLLNPVQVFELSSSQGPEAGLLLFRKVPHFRILVCGGDGTVGWVLDAIDRQNYASPPPVAILPAGTGNDLSRVLSWGGGLGSVEKQGGLCTVLHDIEHAAVTILDRWKVTVEDKQAQNVLLVKYMNNYLGIGCDAKVALDIHNLREENPDKFYSQFLNKVLYAREGAKSIIDRTFADLPWQVRLEVDGAEIDIPEDSEGVLIANIPSYMGGVDLWQNEEENLDNFDPQSIHDKMLEVVSISGTWHLGTLQVGLSRARRIAQGQSIKLRFSAPFPVQVDGEPWVQHSCTLKISHHGQAFMLKRAIESSLGHATAIVTDVLEHAETSQVITTSQKRALLQEMALRLA is encoded by the exons ATGGACTGGTTGAAGGATCAATTAAACATGTTTATGTTCAGTTTATACAGTGAATCTCCTAAACCATCAGAATTCTGGATCCCCATTGCTGCATACCTCACTGTTGGTATACTCAGTCTTTTGATGTTTTTGTACCTCTTCTCGTTGTGGAGGCGAAAGATCAGTGTAAGCTGGATGAAAGTGATCGCCCGGTCAAAAAGGAGAAACTTCGAGAGAAATCAAAAGGTCCCTACTGCTGAACATATATGGTCTGCAGAATCTCTACTTCGTGCAAAAGGACTGAGGTGCTGTGTGTGCCTAGAATCTATTACACCTGCTCAGCCCCTTGGGACAGTGATAACATCAGAGAACATGGTTCACCGCTGTGATGTTTGTGGTGCCGCTGCGCACACGATCTGCTCTTCATACTCTCAGAGGGACTGCAAATGTGTCTCGTTGCTGGGTTGGAAGCATGTAGTCCACCAATGGACCGTGCTGTGGACCGATATAGCTGACCAGCCTGAAGAAGCTCAGTATTGTAGCTACTGTGAGGAGCCATGCAATGGGTCTTTTCTTGGAGGTCCAATATACTGCTGCATGTGGTGCCAACGGCTGGTGCACGTTGATTGCCACTCAAGCATGTCTACCGAGACAGGCGATGTTTGCGACCTCGGTCCATTCAGACGCCTAATTCTTTCCCCACTTCACGTTGGGGCCAAGAACAAGCCTGGTGGGATTTTAAGTTCTATAACTCAAGGTGCAAATGAGCTTGCGTCCACCGTGCGGGGACATCTTAGGAACCGAGGTAAAAGGCAGAAATATGATAAAAGATTGTCTTCTGACTCTATGGCTGGTGAGAGCAACGATGATTCATCAAGCGATACCGCACCATATTCTAACCAGAGGGCCAAGGAATTAAAAACAAATGTTGGCAGTGTTCAGAGGCATGCTGAGAATGAACATGATAGTAGCGAGAGCGATTGTAAAGAGGTCGTATCAGAACCGAGAAGACTCCATAATGATGACACAGGAGGAGCCAAACTCAAGTATGTGTTGACTGACCTGCCTGCTGATGCCAGACCTCTTCTAGTATTTATCAACAAGAGAAGTGGAGCTCAGCGTGGAGATTCTCTCAAGCACCGGCTACATTTCCTTTTGAACCCGGTGCAG gtGTTTGAGTTGAGTTCATCACAAGGGCCAGAGGCAGGATTATTGTTGTTCCGAAAGGTACCACATTTCAGAATACTTGTGTGTGGTGGCGACGGTACTGTTGGTTGGGTTCTCGATGCAATAGATAGACAAAATTATGCATCACCTCCGCCTGTTGCAATTCTTCCAGCTGGCACTGGCAATGATCTTTCAAGGGTTTTATCATGGGGAGGCGGTCTCGGTTCTGTTGAGAAGCAAGGTGGCCTCTGCACAGTTCTGCATGACATAGAGCATGCGGCAGTCACCATTCTAGACAGATGGAAGGTAACAGTAGAAGATAAGCAAGCACAGAACGTGCTTTTGGTGAAGTACATGAATAATTATCTAG GTATTGGTTGCGATGCAAAGGTTGCACTTGACATTCATAATCTCCGCGAGGAAAATCCAGACAAGTTCTACAGTCAG TTCCTAAACAAGGTGCTGTATGCAAGGGAAGGCGCAAAGAGTATCATCGATAGGACATTCGCAGACCTACCTTGGCAAGTTAGGCTAGAGGTTGACGGAGCTGAGATCGATATACCAGAG GATTCAGAAGGCGTCCTCATTGCAAACATCCCAAGCTATATGGGAGGGGTTGACTTGTGGCAGAACGAGGAGGAGAATCTCGACAACTTTGACCCACAGTCGATCCATGACAAGATGCTTGAAGTAGTTAGCATCAGTGGAACCTGGCACCTGGGGACACTTCAG GTCGGTCTTTCTCGTGCGCGGAGGATCGCTCAGGGCCAATCGATCAAGCTACGGTTCTCTGCCCCTTTCCCGGTTCAGGTGGACGGGGAACCTTGGGTCCAGCACTCGTGCACGCTGAAGATATCCCATCATGGACAG GCTTTCATGCTAAAGCGAGCAATCGAGTCGTCGCTTGGCCATGCCACCGCGATCGTCACGGACGTGCTTGAACATGCCGAGACGAGTCAAGTGATCACGACGTCGCAGAAGAGAGCCCTCCTGCAAGAAATGGCCCTAAGGCTCGCGTAA